A genomic stretch from Bradyrhizobium quebecense includes:
- a CDS encoding AMP-dependent synthetase/ligase — MAGPAVLTVADTIARSFLLAVQTRGDRPAIREKKFGIWQPTSWREWLQISRDIAFGLHATGFRPGDVASIIANAVPEWVYADMGILCAGGVSSGIYPTDSAAQVEYLVNDSRTRVMFVEDEEQLDKVLTCRSRCPTLEKIVVFDMEGLSGFSDPMVLSLAEFTALGRNHAQGNDALWDEMTGSRTASDLAILVYTSGTTGPPKGAMHSNRSVTHQMRHANDLYPSTDSEERLVFLPLCHVAERVGGYYISLALGSVMNFAESPETVPDNLREVQPTAFLAVPRIWEKFYSGITIALKDATPFQNWMYARALAIGNRMTECRLEGETPPLSLRLANRAAYWLVFRNIRRMLGLDRCRIALTGAAPISPDLIRWYLALGIDMREVYGQTENCGVATMMPADRIKLGSVGKAAPWGEVMICPKGEILIKGDFLFMGYLNQPEKTAETIDAKGWLHTGDVGAIDNEGYVKITDRMKDIIITSGGKNITPSEIENQLKFSPYVSDAVVIGDKRPYLTCLIMIDQENVEKYAQDQDIPFTNYASLCRAREIQDLIQREVEAVNAKFARVETIKRFYLIERQLTPEDEELTPTMKLKRNFVNKRYAAEIDAMYGARAVA; from the coding sequence ATGGCAGGACCAGCGGTGCTGACGGTTGCCGACACGATCGCGAGGAGCTTTCTGCTCGCGGTGCAAACGCGTGGCGACAGGCCCGCAATCCGCGAGAAGAAGTTCGGCATCTGGCAGCCGACCAGCTGGCGCGAATGGCTGCAGATCTCCAGGGACATCGCCTTCGGCCTGCATGCGACCGGCTTCCGTCCCGGCGACGTCGCCTCGATCATCGCCAACGCGGTGCCGGAATGGGTCTATGCCGACATGGGCATCCTGTGCGCCGGCGGCGTGTCCTCCGGCATCTATCCGACCGATTCGGCGGCGCAGGTCGAATACCTCGTCAATGATTCCCGCACGCGGGTGATGTTCGTCGAGGACGAGGAGCAACTCGACAAGGTGCTGACCTGCCGGTCGCGCTGTCCGACGCTGGAAAAGATCGTGGTGTTCGACATGGAGGGCCTCTCTGGGTTCTCCGATCCGATGGTGCTGTCGCTCGCCGAATTCACCGCGCTCGGCCGCAATCATGCGCAGGGCAACGACGCCCTGTGGGATGAAATGACCGGCAGCCGCACCGCCTCCGATCTCGCGATCCTGGTCTATACGTCGGGCACCACAGGCCCGCCCAAGGGCGCGATGCATTCCAACCGCAGCGTGACGCACCAGATGCGCCACGCCAACGATCTCTATCCCTCGACCGACAGCGAGGAGCGGCTGGTGTTCCTGCCGCTCTGCCATGTCGCCGAGCGGGTCGGCGGCTACTACATCTCGCTCGCGCTGGGCTCGGTGATGAATTTTGCCGAGAGCCCGGAGACGGTGCCGGACAATCTGCGCGAGGTGCAGCCGACTGCATTCCTTGCGGTGCCCAGGATCTGGGAGAAGTTCTATTCCGGCATCACCATCGCGCTGAAGGACGCGACCCCGTTCCAGAACTGGATGTACGCTCGGGCGCTTGCGATCGGCAACCGGATGACCGAGTGCCGGCTGGAGGGCGAGACGCCGCCGCTGTCGCTGCGGCTCGCCAACCGCGCGGCCTACTGGCTGGTGTTCCGCAACATCCGCCGCATGCTCGGGCTCGACCGCTGCCGGATCGCACTGACCGGGGCGGCGCCGATCTCGCCGGATCTGATCCGCTGGTATCTCGCGCTCGGCATCGACATGCGCGAGGTCTACGGCCAGACCGAGAATTGCGGCGTCGCGACCATGATGCCGGCCGACCGCATCAAGCTCGGCTCGGTCGGCAAGGCCGCGCCCTGGGGCGAAGTGATGATCTGCCCGAAGGGCGAGATCCTGATCAAGGGCGACTTCCTGTTCATGGGCTATCTCAACCAGCCGGAGAAGACCGCCGAGACGATCGACGCGAAGGGCTGGCTGCACACCGGCGACGTCGGTGCGATCGACAATGAAGGCTATGTGAAGATCACCGACCGGATGAAGGACATCATCATCACCTCCGGCGGCAAGAACATCACGCCGTCGGAAATCGAGAACCAGCTCAAATTCTCGCCTTACGTCTCCGATGCGGTCGTGATCGGCGACAAGCGGCCGTATCTCACCTGCCTGATCATGATCGATCAGGAGAATGTCGAGAAATACGCCCAGGATCAGGACATCCCCTTCACCAACTACGCGAGCCTGTGCCGTGCCCGCGAGATCCAGGACCTGATCCAGCGCGAGGTCGAGGCGGTCAACGCCAAGTTCGCGCGCGTCGAGACCATCAAGAGATTCTACCTGATCGAGCGCCAGCTCACGCCCGAGGACGAGGAGCTGACGCCGACCATGAAGCTGAAGCGCAATTTCGTGAACAAGCGCTACGCGGCCGAGATCGACGCCATGTATGGCGCGCGGGCGGTTGCGTAG
- a CDS encoding ABC transporter ATP-binding protein codes for MSAADIILKLSNIESYYGPIMAIRGISLEVPRGRIVTLLGANGAGKTTVLKTISGILDPQKGSIEFLGRSIQRMEADRIVRLGLSHVPEGREVFPFLSVRENLMMGAYLRKDRDGVAQDLERVYGYFPRLKERLGQPAGQLSGGEQQMLAIGRALMNRPTLLLLDEPSLGLSPILVKEIFTIIRRVNEEQGMSILLVEQNAKIALETAHYGYVLEIGRVVMNDTCERLLNSPDIQEFYLGAKEAGARGERRWKKKKTWR; via the coding sequence ATGAGCGCAGCAGACATCATCCTGAAACTCTCCAACATCGAGAGCTATTACGGGCCGATCATGGCGATCCGCGGCATCAGCCTCGAGGTGCCGCGCGGCCGGATCGTGACGCTGCTCGGCGCCAACGGCGCCGGCAAGACCACGGTCTTGAAGACGATCTCCGGCATCCTCGATCCGCAGAAGGGCTCGATCGAATTCCTGGGCAGGTCGATCCAGCGCATGGAGGCCGACCGGATCGTGCGGCTCGGCCTCAGCCACGTGCCGGAAGGACGTGAGGTGTTTCCGTTCCTGTCGGTGCGCGAGAACCTGATGATGGGCGCCTATCTGCGCAAGGACCGCGACGGTGTGGCGCAGGACCTCGAGCGCGTCTACGGCTATTTTCCACGGCTGAAGGAGCGGCTCGGCCAGCCGGCAGGACAGCTTTCGGGCGGCGAGCAGCAGATGCTTGCGATCGGGCGGGCGCTGATGAACCGGCCGACGCTGCTGCTGCTGGATGAGCCGTCGCTCGGGCTGTCGCCGATCCTGGTGAAGGAGATCTTCACCATCATCCGCCGCGTCAATGAGGAGCAGGGCATGTCGATCCTGCTGGTCGAGCAGAATGCCAAGATCGCGCTGGAGACGGCGCATTACGGCTATGTGCTGGAGATCGGCCGCGTCGTCATGAACGACACCTGCGAGCGGCTGTTGAATTCGCCCGATATCCAGGAGTTCTACCTCGGCGCCAAGGAAGCGGGCGCGCGGGGTGAGCGGCGCTGGAAAAAGAAGAAGACGTGGCGCTGA
- a CDS encoding ABC transporter ATP-binding protein translates to MSYFRAEDLSLHFGGLKAVDAVSFAVEKGEILSIIGPNGAGKSSIFNLISRIYPPTSGKIFFEDQDITQEPAYDIARLGIARTFQNIELFENATVLSNLLVGRHRHSTTQLWQELLFLPSVRAGEKAHRRRVEQVIEFLDLEPYRDKLISGLPYGVRKVIELARALCSEPKLILLDEPSSGLNVEETDDMSFWIRDMKSELGITVLMVEHDMTLVNRVSDRVIALNYGRVLAMGSPSEVQHHPDVVAAYLGA, encoded by the coding sequence ATGAGCTATTTCCGCGCCGAGGACCTGTCCCTGCATTTCGGCGGCCTCAAGGCCGTCGATGCCGTCAGCTTCGCGGTCGAGAAGGGCGAGATCCTCTCGATCATCGGACCCAATGGCGCCGGCAAGAGCTCGATCTTCAACCTGATCTCGCGGATCTATCCGCCGACCTCGGGCAAGATCTTCTTCGAGGATCAGGACATCACGCAGGAGCCGGCCTACGACATTGCCAGGCTCGGCATCGCGCGGACCTTCCAGAACATCGAGCTGTTCGAGAATGCGACCGTGCTGAGCAATCTGCTGGTCGGCCGCCATCGCCATTCCACCACCCAGCTCTGGCAGGAGCTCTTGTTCCTGCCGAGCGTCCGTGCCGGCGAGAAGGCACATCGCCGCCGGGTCGAGCAGGTGATCGAATTCCTCGATCTCGAGCCGTACCGCGACAAGCTGATCTCGGGGCTGCCCTACGGGGTGCGCAAGGTGATCGAGCTGGCGCGGGCGCTGTGCTCGGAGCCGAAGCTGATCCTGCTCGACGAGCCGTCATCCGGCCTCAACGTCGAGGAGACCGACGACATGTCGTTCTGGATCCGCGACATGAAGAGCGAGCTCGGCATCACGGTGCTGATGGTCGAGCACGACATGACGCTGGTCAACCGCGTCTCCGACCGCGTCATCGCGCTGAACTACGGTCGCGTGCTGGCGATGGGCTCGCCGTCCGAGGTGCAGCACCATCCCGACGTCGTCGCAGCGTATCTCGGCGCATGA
- a CDS encoding branched-chain amino acid ABC transporter permease, producing MRFLFKTDYEDDIRLFPHSGYIYSYGLLLAVLLIAPYLLSSYLMSQLVFVCIYATVGVGLMILTGFTGQASLGHAAFLAIGAYTAAYLQQFNVPFPVYFLAAGLLTGVVGALVGFPALRLQGIYLVIATISFAFIVEEILARWESVTHGNEGMRVKTIQLLGSTVSRDGPTFYYLCLAVLVLTIVGTLNLLRSPTGRAFVAIRDSETAARSMGINVALYKVKSFAISAAITGFAGVLFAHKLSFISPEMFTLQLSIEFIIVILIGGTFSLHGAVLGAIFLVMIDPFLTYLKDDMPGVISGVAATFGAGTERAGHIQDAVAAFASANGLKGAIYGIIIVVFVLFEPLGLYGRWLKIKLFFQLFPLYKRATFKRQKIYVKSERNR from the coding sequence ATGCGGTTTCTCTTCAAGACCGACTACGAAGACGACATCAGGCTGTTCCCGCATTCCGGCTATATCTATTCCTACGGCCTGTTGCTGGCGGTGCTGCTGATCGCGCCCTACCTGCTCTCAAGCTATCTGATGAGCCAGCTCGTCTTCGTCTGCATCTATGCGACCGTCGGCGTCGGGCTGATGATCCTGACCGGCTTCACCGGGCAGGCCTCGCTTGGCCATGCCGCGTTTCTTGCCATCGGCGCCTACACGGCGGCCTATCTGCAGCAATTCAACGTGCCGTTTCCGGTCTATTTCCTCGCGGCGGGGCTGTTGACCGGCGTGGTCGGCGCGCTGGTCGGATTTCCGGCGTTGCGCCTGCAGGGCATCTATCTCGTGATCGCGACGATCTCGTTTGCCTTCATCGTCGAGGAAATCCTGGCGCGCTGGGAAAGCGTGACCCACGGCAATGAGGGCATGCGGGTCAAGACCATTCAGCTGCTCGGCAGCACGGTGTCGCGCGACGGCCCGACCTTCTACTATCTGTGTCTTGCGGTGCTGGTGCTGACCATCGTCGGCACGCTCAATCTGCTGCGCTCGCCGACCGGGCGCGCCTTCGTCGCGATTCGCGACAGCGAGACCGCGGCGCGCAGCATGGGCATCAACGTCGCGCTCTACAAGGTGAAGTCGTTCGCGATCTCGGCGGCGATCACCGGCTTTGCCGGCGTGCTGTTCGCCCACAAGCTCTCCTTCATCTCGCCCGAGATGTTCACCCTGCAGCTCTCGATCGAGTTCATCATCGTGATCCTGATCGGCGGCACCTTCAGCCTGCACGGCGCGGTGCTCGGCGCGATCTTCCTGGTCATGATCGATCCGTTCCTGACCTACCTGAAGGACGACATGCCCGGCGTGATCAGCGGCGTCGCTGCCACGTTCGGCGCCGGCACGGAACGCGCGGGCCACATCCAGGATGCGGTCGCGGCGTTTGCCTCCGCCAACGGGCTGAAGGGCGCGATCTACGGCATCATCATCGTGGTGTTCGTGCTGTTCGAGCCCTTGGGGCTCTATGGCCGCTGGCTTAAGATCAAGCTCTTCTTCCAGCTGTTCCCGCTGTACAAGCGCGCGACCTTCAAGCGGCAGAAGATCTACGTGAAATCGGAGCGGAACCGATGA
- a CDS encoding branched-chain amino acid ABC transporter permease: MLDFVQQLVSGIALGCVYGLIALGFVLVYKATEVVNFAQGDLMMLGGFFAFTFIGMLGLNYWVGFAGAVICMALFGMLAERLVVRPILGYPQFSIIMATIGLGYFLRSVAGMIWGTDDFKIETPFSQGVLRIGSLVLAYDKLSVIAATIILCALLYLFFNRTTLGTAMRASSENMLAAYYMGIPVKRVVSIVWAISAAVATCAGVLLAPITFIHSNVGLVLGLKAFPAAVLGGFGSIPGAVVGGVLIGVIESMAGFYLPQGWKDVAPYIVLLAVLLLKPEGLFGLHVRKKV, encoded by the coding sequence ATGCTGGACTTTGTTCAGCAGCTCGTCAGCGGCATCGCGCTCGGCTGCGTTTACGGCCTGATCGCGCTCGGCTTCGTGCTGGTCTACAAGGCAACCGAGGTCGTCAATTTCGCGCAAGGCGATTTGATGATGCTGGGCGGCTTTTTCGCCTTCACCTTCATCGGCATGCTCGGGCTGAATTACTGGGTCGGCTTCGCCGGTGCGGTGATCTGCATGGCGCTGTTCGGCATGCTGGCCGAGCGGCTGGTGGTACGGCCGATCCTCGGCTATCCACAGTTCTCCATCATCATGGCGACGATCGGGCTCGGCTATTTCCTGCGCTCGGTCGCGGGCATGATCTGGGGCACCGACGACTTCAAGATCGAAACGCCGTTCAGCCAGGGCGTCTTGAGGATCGGCAGCCTGGTGCTCGCCTATGACAAATTGTCGGTGATCGCGGCGACCATCATCCTGTGCGCGCTGCTCTATCTGTTCTTCAACCGCACCACGCTCGGCACCGCGATGCGCGCCAGCTCCGAGAACATGCTGGCTGCCTATTACATGGGCATCCCGGTCAAGCGCGTGGTCTCGATCGTCTGGGCGATCTCGGCGGCGGTGGCGACCTGCGCCGGCGTGCTGCTGGCGCCGATCACCTTCATCCATTCCAATGTCGGCCTGGTGCTGGGGCTGAAGGCGTTTCCGGCCGCGGTGCTCGGCGGCTTCGGCTCGATCCCCGGCGCGGTGGTCGGCGGCGTGCTGATCGGCGTGATCGAGAGCATGGCTGGCTTCTATCTGCCGCAGGGATGGAAGGACGTCGCGCCCTACATCGTGCTGCTCGCGGTGCTGCTGCTCAAGCCCGAGGGCCTGTTCGGCCTTCATGTCCGTAAGAAAGTCTGA
- a CDS encoding ABC transporter ATP-binding protein — MTSELSALAVRGLTKRFDRPAVDALDLTVRVGEFYALLGPNGAGKTTTLRMVAGLLRPDAGSVSILGIDALADPVSAKQIMAWVSDEPMIYDKLTPLEYLEFVAGLWGIDPRTSEKSARNLLVSLGLEPHLNERCEGFSKGMRQKVALAGALVHDPRLIILDEPLTGLDALSARHVKGLLQERVRAGCTVIMTTHILEVAERMADRIGVIAAGRLIAEGTLAELREQNGRNDTTLEDMFIALVDTEAAAA; from the coding sequence ATGACTTCGGAACTGTCCGCACTCGCCGTGCGAGGGTTAACCAAGCGTTTCGACCGCCCGGCGGTCGACGCGCTCGATCTCACCGTCCGTGTCGGTGAATTCTATGCGCTGCTCGGGCCGAACGGCGCCGGCAAGACCACGACGCTGCGCATGGTGGCGGGGCTATTGCGGCCCGATGCCGGCTCGGTGTCGATCCTCGGCATCGATGCGCTGGCCGACCCGGTCTCAGCCAAGCAGATCATGGCCTGGGTGTCCGACGAGCCGATGATCTACGACAAGCTGACGCCGCTCGAATATCTCGAATTCGTCGCCGGCCTATGGGGCATCGATCCCCGCACGTCGGAGAAGTCGGCGCGCAATCTCCTGGTGTCGCTCGGGCTCGAGCCGCATCTCAACGAGCGCTGCGAGGGCTTCTCCAAGGGCATGCGCCAGAAGGTGGCGCTCGCCGGTGCGCTGGTGCACGATCCCCGCCTGATCATTCTCGATGAGCCGCTGACCGGCCTCGACGCGCTGTCGGCGCGTCACGTCAAGGGACTGCTGCAGGAGCGCGTCCGCGCCGGCTGCACCGTGATCATGACCACCCATATTCTCGAGGTCGCCGAGCGCATGGCCGACCGGATCGGCGTGATCGCGGCCGGCAGGCTGATCGCCGAGGGCACGCTGGCCGAGCTGCGCGAGCAGAACGGCCGCAACGATACCACCCTCGAGGACATGTTCATCGCGCTGGTCGATACCGAGGCGGCCGCCGCGTGA
- a CDS encoding permease: MSSTAHLTWFARHEFRLAWREWLAMMTGGRRRRNHAVIGLLIFAAILHLPAYAVVARYVDLRFPLDPSSLIVLTATIFLSWALMLSQAIESVTRVFYARADLDLIMSSPAKLTNIFSIRIAAIALTVSSMALLLSTPFIDVLVYLGGARWLAGFGVVLAIGLSAAAAAIAVTALLFRLIGPGRTRLVAQIVSAVIGAGFVIALQVVAVLSYGTLSRFAFLTSDTAARIAPTLDSLVWWPARASLGDFEIMMLLLATALVLLGVVMAVFAPRFADTVARVAANPATVTQGRARAFRTGSRQQALRRKEFLLLRRDPWLLSQSLMQMLYLLPPALMLWRSFSGTSTAIVLITPVIVMAAGQLAGGLAWLTISGEDAPDLVATAPLPPSRVTRAKVEVVLIAIAAVFAPLVAALAFASPGQAAVTAIAIVIATASAAAVQLWFRAQAKRSQFRRRQTSSRIATFAEAFSSIGWAATAALALTIPTAAFVSGILTLLTLAIAWKISPRRA, translated from the coding sequence GTGAGCTCGACCGCTCATCTCACCTGGTTCGCCCGCCACGAATTCCGCCTGGCGTGGCGCGAATGGCTGGCGATGATGACCGGCGGCCGGCGTCGGCGCAACCACGCCGTCATCGGCCTGCTGATCTTCGCGGCGATCCTGCATCTGCCGGCCTATGCCGTGGTCGCCCGCTATGTCGACCTGCGGTTTCCGCTCGATCCGTCCTCGCTGATCGTGCTGACCGCAACGATCTTCCTGTCCTGGGCGCTGATGCTCTCGCAGGCGATCGAGTCGGTGACGCGGGTGTTCTACGCCCGCGCCGATCTCGACCTGATCATGTCGTCGCCGGCAAAGCTCACCAACATCTTCTCGATCCGGATCGCCGCGATCGCGCTGACGGTGAGCAGCATGGCGCTCTTGCTGTCGACGCCGTTCATCGACGTGCTGGTATATCTCGGCGGTGCACGTTGGCTTGCCGGCTTCGGCGTCGTCCTTGCGATCGGGCTGTCGGCGGCGGCGGCGGCGATCGCCGTCACCGCGTTGCTGTTTCGCCTGATCGGACCGGGCCGGACGCGGCTGGTGGCACAGATCGTCTCCGCCGTCATCGGCGCCGGCTTCGTCATCGCGTTGCAAGTCGTCGCCGTGCTGTCCTACGGCACGCTGTCGCGCTTTGCCTTTCTGACCTCGGATACCGCGGCACGAATTGCCCCGACCCTCGACAGCCTCGTCTGGTGGCCGGCGCGCGCATCGCTCGGCGATTTCGAAATCATGATGCTGCTGCTCGCCACCGCGCTCGTGCTGCTCGGCGTCGTGATGGCGGTGTTCGCGCCGCGGTTTGCCGACACCGTCGCACGTGTCGCCGCCAATCCGGCGACGGTCACGCAGGGACGCGCCCGCGCGTTCCGGACCGGCTCGCGGCAGCAGGCGCTGCGGCGCAAGGAGTTCCTGCTGCTGCGCCGCGATCCGTGGCTGCTGTCGCAGAGCCTGATGCAGATGCTCTATTTGCTGCCGCCGGCGCTGATGCTGTGGCGCAGCTTCTCCGGCACGTCGACCGCGATCGTGCTGATCACGCCGGTCATCGTGATGGCCGCAGGCCAGCTCGCCGGCGGACTGGCGTGGCTGACCATCTCGGGCGAGGACGCGCCCGATCTGGTGGCGACCGCGCCGCTGCCGCCGTCGCGCGTGACCCGCGCCAAGGTCGAGGTCGTCCTGATCGCGATCGCCGCCGTCTTCGCGCCGCTGGTGGCCGCGCTGGCATTCGCCTCGCCGGGGCAGGCCGCGGTCACGGCGATCGCGATCGTCATCGCGACCGCATCCGCCGCCGCGGTCCAGCTCTGGTTCCGCGCGCAGGCCAAGCGCAGCCAGTTCCGCCGGCGCCAGACCTCCTCCCGCATCGCCACCTTCGCGGAAGCCTTCTCCTCGATCGGCTGGGCCGCAACCGCAGCGCTGGCCCTGACGATCCCGACGGCCGCGTTCGTCAGCGGCATTCTGACGCTGTTGACGCTCGCGATCGCCTGGAAGATCAGCCCGCGCCGCGCGTAG
- a CDS encoding alpha/beta fold hydrolase, translated as MTDNSSAPRASSTKRLEPLRHVDAGVLDIAYFEAGPADGPAVMLMHGFPYDIHSYVDVAPMLAAQGCRVIVPYLRGYGPTVFRDKATPRSGEQAAVGADLIALMDALGIKRAVVAGYDWGGRAASIGAALWPERCIGLVCTNGYMIQDIAHAMVPARPDHEVALWYQYYFQLERGRAGLAANRRGIARILWSQWSPSWAFDDACFERTAIAFDNPDYVDVVIHSYRHRFGLADGDPQHAEVQRRLAALPVVTVPTISLDGADDGVTPARDGSASAAKYTARRAHRVIPGAGHNLPQEAPEAFAAAVMELVKG; from the coding sequence GTGACTGACAATAGCTCCGCGCCGCGCGCGTCATCCACCAAACGGCTCGAGCCATTGCGCCATGTCGACGCCGGCGTGCTCGACATCGCCTATTTCGAGGCGGGTCCCGCCGACGGTCCGGCCGTGATGCTGATGCACGGCTTTCCCTACGACATCCATTCCTATGTGGATGTTGCCCCGATGTTGGCGGCACAGGGTTGCCGGGTCATCGTGCCCTATCTGCGTGGCTACGGCCCGACGGTATTCCGTGACAAGGCGACGCCGCGCTCGGGCGAGCAGGCGGCGGTCGGGGCTGACCTGATCGCGCTGATGGATGCGCTCGGCATCAAGCGCGCGGTGGTCGCCGGGTACGATTGGGGCGGCCGCGCCGCCTCGATCGGTGCGGCGCTGTGGCCGGAACGATGCATCGGGCTCGTCTGCACCAACGGCTACATGATCCAGGATATCGCACATGCGATGGTGCCGGCTCGGCCGGATCACGAAGTGGCGCTGTGGTATCAATATTACTTCCAGCTCGAGCGCGGACGTGCCGGGCTTGCCGCCAACCGGCGCGGCATCGCCAGGATATTGTGGTCGCAGTGGTCGCCGAGCTGGGCGTTCGACGACGCCTGTTTCGAGCGCACCGCGATCGCATTCGACAATCCGGACTATGTCGACGTCGTGATCCACAGCTACCGGCATCGCTTCGGCCTCGCCGATGGGGACCCGCAACATGCGGAGGTGCAGCGGCGGCTCGCCGCATTGCCGGTGGTCACTGTCCCCACGATCTCGCTCGATGGCGCCGACGACGGCGTGACGCCTGCGCGCGACGGCAGCGCCAGCGCGGCCAAGTACACTGCCCGCCGGGCGCATCGCGTGATCCCGGGCGCCGGCCACAATCTGCCGCAGGAAGCGCCGGAGGCGTTCGCCGCGGCGGTGATGGAGCTGGTGAAGGGCTAG
- a CDS encoding MBL fold metallo-hydrolase — MLRLLAALVLLGTFTSYALAQDAQRSECLAMANAPLRAVPVSYRRVAAKADEVAITYAGHSTYYIDTPGGIRIATDYNGVYQTGRLPDIATMNRAHATHYTLFPDPRIPHVLHGWGENGQAAHYGMRIGDVYIRNVTTDIRRYWGEDSGGEMIKDGNSIFIFEVAGLCIGHLGHLHVKLDDSHFAAIGRLDIVMVPIDGTYTMSLDGISEITRRLRAAVVLPMHRFATPLDEFMRLIGQQFEIDRRGGERTLRISRDTLPGTPTVIILDGV, encoded by the coding sequence ATGCTGAGATTGCTCGCCGCGCTCGTCCTGCTGGGAACGTTCACCAGCTACGCCCTGGCGCAGGATGCCCAGCGCAGCGAGTGCCTGGCGATGGCCAATGCGCCGCTCCGCGCCGTCCCGGTAAGCTACCGGCGCGTCGCGGCCAAAGCCGACGAGGTCGCGATCACCTATGCCGGCCATTCCACTTATTACATCGACACACCCGGCGGCATCAGGATCGCGACCGACTACAACGGCGTCTATCAGACCGGGCGGCTGCCCGACATCGCGACCATGAACCGGGCCCACGCGACGCATTACACGCTGTTTCCCGATCCCAGGATTCCGCACGTGCTGCATGGCTGGGGCGAGAACGGCCAGGCCGCGCATTACGGGATGCGGATCGGCGACGTCTATATCCGCAACGTCACCACCGACATCCGCCGCTATTGGGGCGAAGATTCCGGCGGCGAGATGATCAAGGACGGCAACTCGATCTTCATCTTCGAGGTCGCCGGCCTGTGCATCGGCCATCTCGGCCACCTTCATGTCAAGCTCGACGACAGCCATTTCGCGGCGATCGGCCGGCTCGACATCGTGATGGTGCCGATCGACGGCACCTATACGATGTCGCTCGACGGCATCTCCGAGATCACCAGGCGGTTGCGCGCCGCCGTCGTGCTGCCGATGCACCGGTTCGCGACCCCGCTCGACGAGTTCATGCGCCTGATCGGCCAGCAATTCGAGATCGACCGCCGCGGCGGCGAGCGCACCTTGCGGATCTCGCGCGACACGCTGCCGGGGACGCCAACGGTGATCATCCTCGACGGCGTATAA
- a CDS encoding aldo/keto reductase: MTPSSKLPHRRLGNDGPQVSAVGLGCMSLSGVYGANDDTATPDFIRYAIDRGIDFLDSADLYGWGHNEELLGRALKGLRDRVVIATKFGQVKTATGQGVDGRPAYVQQACEASLKRLNIETIDLYYQHRIDPNVPIEDTVGAMARLVEQGKVRHLGLCEARPETIRRAHKVHRLAAVQTEYSLLYRSEAEETLETTRALGIAFVAYSPLGRGFLTGQIQSQADIAGDRRGDHPRFAGDNFARNRDLVSGIVTIAREKNCTPAQLVLAWLLAQGQDIVPIPGTKQRSRLDENIDALDVVLSPHELARISAAIPAGAAAGERYPAGAMKAVYL; encoded by the coding sequence ATGACACCTTCAAGCAAGCTCCCGCACCGCAGGCTCGGCAACGACGGCCCGCAGGTTTCCGCCGTCGGGCTCGGCTGCATGTCACTGTCCGGCGTCTACGGCGCCAATGACGATACGGCGACGCCCGACTTCATCCGCTACGCCATCGACCGGGGCATCGACTTCCTCGACAGCGCCGATCTCTATGGCTGGGGCCACAACGAGGAATTGCTGGGCCGCGCGCTGAAGGGCCTGCGCGACAGGGTCGTGATCGCGACCAAATTCGGTCAAGTGAAGACCGCGACCGGACAGGGCGTGGACGGGCGGCCCGCCTATGTCCAGCAAGCCTGCGAGGCGAGCCTGAAGCGGCTCAACATCGAAACCATCGATCTCTACTACCAGCACCGCATCGATCCGAACGTCCCGATCGAGGATACGGTCGGCGCGATGGCGCGTCTGGTCGAGCAAGGAAAGGTTCGCCATCTCGGCCTGTGCGAGGCGCGCCCCGAAACCATTCGCCGCGCGCACAAGGTGCACAGGCTGGCCGCGGTGCAGACCGAATATTCCCTGCTGTACCGCAGCGAGGCCGAGGAGACCCTGGAGACGACGCGGGCGCTCGGCATCGCCTTCGTCGCCTATTCGCCGCTCGGCCGCGGCTTCCTGACCGGGCAGATCCAGTCGCAGGCCGACATCGCGGGCGATCGCCGCGGCGATCATCCGCGCTTCGCCGGCGATAATTTTGCCCGCAACCGCGATCTCGTCAGCGGCATCGTGACGATCGCACGCGAGAAGAATTGCACACCGGCTCAGCTCGTGCTCGCCTGGCTGCTGGCTCAGGGACAGGACATCGTGCCGATTCCCGGCACCAAGCAGCGCAGCCGGCTGGACGAGAACATCGACGCCCTCGACGTGGTGCTTTCGCCGCACGAGCTGGCACGGATTTCAGCAGCCATCCCGGCCGGCGCCGCGGCAGGTGAGCGCTATCCGGCCGGCGCGATGAAAGCGGTCTATCTGTGA